The nucleotide sequence GGCCATTCGGAGCGACGTGCCATTTTCGGTGAATCGGACGAACTCATTGCCGACAAGGTCGTTCATGCCTTGGCCGAGGGATTGAAGGTCATCGCGTGTATCGGCGAAACACTGCAGGAGCGTGAAGCTGGACAGACTGAAGCCGTGTGCTTCCGCCAGACCAAGGCCATCGCCGACAAGGTTAAGGACTGGAGCAACGTTGTGATCGCTTACGAACCGGTTTGGGCCATCGGCACCGGTAAGACTGCCACTCCGGATCAGGCACAGGAAGTACACGCTGCTCTGAGGAAATGGTTCACCGAGAATGTATCTGCCGATGTTTCCGCGGCTATTCGCATCCAGTATGGAGGTTCGGTCACTGCTGCCAATTGCCGCGAACTGGCTGCCAAGCCCGATATCGATGGCTTCCTGGTTGGTGGTGCTTCGTTGAAGCCGGAGTTCATTCAGATCGTTAATGCCAGACAGTAAACAGGGATAAGACTCTCAGGAACCTAATCTAAGAAACAGAAAACCTCAGCCCAGCAAAAGGTGGAACTTATCAGTCACCGTTTCTCACTCTCTTGGGGCATTTTGGTAGTTCGGAACATTCAAACACGAATGTATGATTTAAAAGTATAGGCGATTTATTATGTTAAGTGCAAAAGAAAACCCAAGCATGTGCTATCGCAGCTAACCACGAAGAAAGTGAAACAAGCATACAAATACAATAATTTGTTAAAGTGAAAACATGTCTCTTTTATTGACTAAAATTTGTATCACCTATTTTCCTGTCTTTTTACGTAGAATTcacgttttttttaatttaccggGTGTCATAAATCTCTAAATCGATCGCAAAACGCTAAGTTGGACAATTTAAACGATAATAGCTTTTGGCTTAGTAAACAAAAGTCTACGTTAAACCCCCTAATCGACAGATCTTAaatatgcctttcatattcatttttaataagacccgaaaaatttgtttaaattatCCTACGACTGATTTCAAAGAAAATAtcaacttttttgaaaaaaacttaatatttttttgcaaatttccaataaactgcaaattttaaattatccaatcagaataaaatccaaatgaaatctaatccaaatgcaatccaaatctcatcctaatccaaaccaaatgcaaactaaattcaattgaaattcaatccaaacaaaatacaatccaaaccaaatccaattcaaagccACTCCtgatccaatcctaatccaaaccaaatgaAATCTTAACACAATCCAAATCTCCAATCCAATaaaaattccaatccaaatccaatacaaatccaattcaaatccaatccaatccaaatccgacccaaatccaatccaaatctattccaaatccaatccaaatccaatccaaatccaatccaaaaccaatccaaatccaatccaaatctaatccaaatccaatccaatccaaatccaatccaaatccatatccaatccaaatccaatccaaatccaatccaatccaaatccaatccaatccatatccaaaccaaatcaatccaaaccaatccaaaccaatccaaaccaatccaaatccaatcaaatccaatccaaaccaatccaaaccaatccaaatcaatccaaaccaatccaaatccaaatcaaatcaatccaaatcaatccaaaaccaatccaaacaatacaaatcctatccaaatccaaaccaatccaaaccaatccaaaccaatccaaaccaatccaaaccaatccaaaccaaaccaatccaaaccaatccaaaccaatccaaaccaatccaaatctaattaaaatcaatccaaaccaatccaaatctaatcaaatctaattaaaatcaatcaaaaccaattctaatccaatccaaaccaatccaaaccaatccaaatcaatccaaatctaatccaaatcgaatcaaaaccaatccaaatccaatccaaatccaatccaaaccaatccaaccaatccaaaccaatccaaaccaatccaaaccaatccaaaccaatccaaccaatccaaaccaatccaaatccaatccaaaccaatccaaaccaatccaaaccaatcaaaccaatccaaatccaatccaaatccaaccaaatccaatccaaaccaatccaaatccaatccaaaccaatccaaaccaatccaaaccaatccaaaccaatccaaaccaatccaaatccaaccaaaccaatccaaaccaatcaaatccaatcccaaaccaatccaaaccaatccaaaccaatccaaaccaatccaaatccaatccaaaccaatccaaaccaatccaaaccaatccaaaccaatccaatccaatccaaatccaatccaaaccaatccaaccaaccaatcaaatccaatccaaatcaatccaaaccaatccaaaccaatccaaccaatccaaaccaatccaaaccaatccaaaagtcaatccaaccaatcaaaccaatccaaaccaatccaaaccaatcaaccaatccaatccaatccaaaccaatccaaaccaatccaaaccaatccaaaccaatccaaaccaatccaaaccaatccaaaccaatccaaaccaaccaaccaaatccaatccaaaccaatccaaaccaatcaaaccaatccaaatcaatccaaccaatccaatccaaaccaatccaaaccaatccaaaccaatccaaaccaatccaaccaatccaaccaatccaaccaatccaaatccaatccaaaccaatcccaatccaatccaaatccaatccaaatccaaaccaatccaaccaaatccaatccaaatccaatccaaaccaatccaaaccaaccaaatcaatcaaaccaatccaatccaaatccaaccaaatcaaccaaaccaatccaaaccaatccaaaccaatccaaaccaatccaaatcacaatccaaaccaatccaaatccaaccaaatccaatccaaaccaatcaatcaaatcaaccaatccaaccaaatccaatcacaatccaatccaatcaatccaaccaaccaaatccaatccaaaccaatccaaatcaatccaatccaaaccaatccaaaccaatccaaaccaatccaaaccaatcaaaccaatcagtcaaatcgatccagatccaatccagtcaatccaaaccaatccaaaccaatccaaatcaatcaaatccaatccaaaccaatccaaaccaatccaaatccaatccaaaccaatccaaatccaatccaaaccaatcaaaccaatccaaaccaatcaaatccaaccaaaccaatccaaatccaatcaaaccaatccaaaccaaatccaatccaaatcaatccaaaccaatccaatccaaccaaatcaaccaaaccaatcaaaccaatccaaaccaatccaaaccaatccaaatccaatccaaaccaatcaaaccaatccaaatcaatccaatccaatcaaatcaatccaaatccaatccaaaccaatccaaccaatccaaaccaatcaaatcaatccaaatcaatcaaccaatccaactcaatccaaatccaatccaaaccaatccaaatcaatccaatcaatccaaaccaatccaaaccaatccaaatcaatccaaaccaatccaaatcaatcaaatccaatccaaatcaatccaaatccacaatccaacccaatccaaatccaatccaaatccaatccaaatcaatcaaatcaatccaaaccaatccaaatcaatccaaatccaatcaaatccaatccaaatccaatccaaatccaatccaaatccaatccaaatccaaatccaatccaaatccaatccaaatccaatccaaatccaatccaaatccaattccaatccaaatccaattcagacTAACAGCGGAGCAGCATTTAAAATGTCCATCGTCGCTAGCTACACTTTTGAAAATCGACTATGAACCATGAACATGTTCCGTTTGATGCACCGCCCGGTTCGAATGCGATGCTGCAGGGAGACTCTACGTTTTAAAACGATATTGGAACAATGCGTCGAAGGTG is from Armigeres subalbatus isolate Guangzhou_Male unplaced genomic scaffold, GZ_Asu_2 Contig141, whole genome shotgun sequence and encodes:
- the LOC134202772 gene encoding triosephosphate isomerase-like, with the protein product MGRKFCVGGNWKMNGDKASIVELCKTLTAGPLSADTEVVVGCPAPYLTLARSELPDSVGVAAQNSYKVAKGAFTGEISPAMLKDLNIGWVILGHSERRAIFGESDELIADKVVHALAEGLKVIACIGETLQEREAGQTEAVCFRQTKAIADKVKDWSNVVIAYEPVWAIGTGKTATPDQAQEVHAALRKWFTENVSADVSAAIRIQYGGSVTAANCRELAAKPDIDGFLVGGASLKPEFIQIVNARQ